In Pseudomonas sp. ADAK18, a single window of DNA contains:
- a CDS encoding GlxA family transcriptional regulator: MMERRQFSGGMQGKNLRYLNEAPGQTPQKIQTGFLLLEHFSLPAFTQALDTIITANLLRPGLFSTCTFGLGEGEIVSDLGLVIRPEARLGASVLPELDLLVICGGYRTALTASDEFLHLLKAASQQGVSLAGLWNGAWFLGRAGVLDGYRCAIHPEHRPALAEIAKATQVSSEPYVIDRDRLTASSPSGAFHMALDWIKSVHGKALVEGIEDILAFEESRYRRVKPVTHISVSAPLREVVKLMEANLEDPLALDQLAVYAGRSRRQLERLFREQLGTTPQRYYLELRITEARRLLQHTEMSQVEVLVACGFVSPSHFSKCYSAFFGYRPSKETRRVK; encoded by the coding sequence ATAATGGAACGACGCCAATTCAGCGGGGGTATGCAGGGGAAAAACCTGCGTTACCTGAACGAAGCCCCTGGCCAAACACCGCAAAAGATCCAAACAGGCTTCCTGCTGCTCGAACACTTCTCGCTGCCAGCATTTACCCAGGCCCTGGATACGATCATCACGGCAAACCTGCTGCGCCCCGGGCTCTTTTCCACCTGTACCTTCGGTTTGGGCGAAGGCGAGATCGTCAGCGACCTGGGCCTGGTCATTCGGCCAGAGGCGCGGCTTGGGGCCTCAGTGCTTCCCGAACTGGACTTGTTGGTGATTTGTGGCGGCTACCGTACAGCGCTCACGGCCAGTGACGAGTTCCTGCACCTGCTCAAGGCCGCATCGCAGCAGGGTGTCAGCCTGGCCGGGCTGTGGAATGGCGCCTGGTTCCTGGGCCGGGCGGGTGTGCTGGACGGTTATCGTTGCGCCATTCACCCCGAGCATCGTCCTGCACTGGCAGAGATCGCCAAGGCGACCCAGGTCAGCAGCGAACCCTATGTGATTGATCGCGACCGACTCACCGCGTCCAGTCCCTCCGGCGCTTTCCACATGGCGCTGGACTGGATCAAAAGTGTGCATGGCAAGGCGCTGGTGGAAGGGATCGAGGACATTCTGGCGTTCGAAGAATCGCGTTATCGGCGCGTCAAACCGGTGACCCATATCTCGGTGAGCGCGCCATTGCGCGAGGTCGTGAAGTTGATGGAGGCCAACCTCGAAGATCCGTTGGCGCTGGATCAGTTGGCGGTCTATGCCGGCCGTTCACGGCGACAACTGGAGCGCTTGTTCAGGGAGCAACTGGGCACCACCCCGCAGCGTTACTACCTGGAACTGCGCATCACCGAGGCGCGGCGTTTGCTCCAGCACACGGAAATGTCCCAGGTCGAGGTGCTGGTGGCCTGTGGTTTCGTGTCGCCCAGTCATTTCAGCAAATGCTACAGCGCGTTTTTCGGCTATCGGCCATCGAAGGAAACACGACGAGTCAAGTGA
- a CDS encoding non-ribosomal peptide synthetase encodes MPVFPLTAAQRDIWLDQLRLGDSPLYNIGGYVDLAGPVIPELIQRAVELLVFKHDALRTVLLLDGDGMPRQTFTSALAVQVPLHDFSTLADPQAATQALMQQQMAQVYSMERGPLFRFFLVKLDDDHYRLGTQAHHLILDGWGFGQMLQSLAGIYCALEQGRQPDLVAPSYIDFIDNDEHYRESARYARDRKYWLDKYQALPEPLLVPRYRPHRDNDQAPSNTLVQPFPVALLDRMEQVANRYQASAFHVLLAAMYVYFTRTTQRQEWVVGLPILNRSNARFRSTLGLFAQVSAVRFQFNEQLPFSALVRGVRDQLKQDFRHQRFPLSEMNRELGLLQADRGQLFDLSVSYEQDDHDYRYGQAMAHAIKVSNHHEQLPIAIHLRSNRYNHTACLHCVYNQAYFQHDEVQALAERFTHVLEQGLEDTTLPVAGFSLLTPREAEQLRHWNATAQAYPPGQTLHQRIENQAALTPDAVAALYQGRPLTYAELNRQANGLAHYLLELGVQPDDRVAIVARRGLETLVGLLAILKSGACYVPVDPSHPAERLNYLLSDSAPVAVLTQQELLARLPALDVPVINLDQPAWQQHSTANPQTAVTPTHLAYLIYTSGSTGQPKGVMVEHHTVANLVDWHCQAFGLGQGSHTASVAGFGFDAMAWEVWPALCIGATLHLPPTHDGAEDIDALLDWWRAQPLDVCFLPTPVAEYAFSQNLEHPTLRTLLIGGDRLRQFARAQRFEVINNYGPTEATVVATSGRVEVGQPLHIGKPIANATVYVLDEQQRPVPVGVVGELYVGGKGVARGYFNRPEMTAERFLDDPFNPGRLYRTGDLARWLEDGNLEYLGRNDDQVKIRGVRIELGEIEAALASHHGIAEAVVQVREGQLLAWFTAPEPAAIDALRAHVQSRVPDAMVPVAYMKLDALPLTANGKLDRKALPAPGPEAFITRRYEAPQGAVETALAQIWAEVLQVERVGRQDHFFELGGHSLLAVNLVQRMRHAGLQADVQVLFGQPTLAALAAAVGVGTELEVAANRIPADCTRITPDMLALAELDQVTIDRVVAAIPGGAANVQEIYPLAPLQEGLLYHHVTDERDPYQQHAMFTFAGREQLDAFAEALQQVIARHDILRTSLVWDAIEQPMQVVWREARLTLEQMTLPGDAIVDRLREHFDPRQRPLDLRQAPMMALAFAEDPQNNRWVGMLRFHHLVNDATSTTVLMDEIQAHMQGQHQRLPAPIAYRNFVAQTRAPDRQARHEAFFRERLGDMDEPTLAFGLQERQADRRETQEVECVLPDALGQRLRLQARTLGVSVASLYHLAWAHVLGKVSGRDDVVFGTVLLGRLQAGEGADRALGMFINTLPLRLRLAGQRVRDAVLDTHRQLSALLAHEQASLALAQRCSSLPASTPLFNSLLNYRHGLADDDQGLLRGVPGVELLSSEDILSYPLMLTVDDLASSFRLKAKAPRKVGAQCLLDYLGTVLAGLVQVLEQKPDTLLGKVAVIPAAELQQLLVDFNATEIDYPAHFTVQGLFEAHVREIPDTVAVQASERQLTYQQLNERANQLAHHLRELGVQPDARVALCVERGPELVVGLLAILKAGGAYVPMDPGYPRERLAYMLQDSAPVVLLVHGPTRDLPGDVTMPVIDFDRCVWQHQRLTNPEIPGLSVDNLAYVMYTSGSTGTPKGVMVEHRGLGNLMLWGARLCPNARGGALLQRAPFSFDGSVWELFWPLANGMRLVLARPDGHREPSYLVQVIREQSITVIKFVPAMLQQFLELEESSLCTSLTDVLCGGGELTEALARGVQARLPKVRLHNVYGPTEATVDSSAWTLEPGAPVPSVQLPIGRAISNTRLYVLDEHDQPVPVGVSGQLHIGGVGVARGYLGLAQMTAERFIDSPFVAGDRLYRTGDLVRYLPDGNLEFLGRNDFQVKLRGVRLELGEIESRLAAHPALREVAVLIRDERLVAYFTVRGETPSLESLRIHVLELLPEYMVPSAFVQLEALPLNPAGKLDRKALPEPGLEAVVSRTYEAPQGEVETLMAGIWAEMLKLERVGRHDHFFELGGHSLLAVGLVARLRKAGLEVDARTLFSQPTLAGLAGKVGALVQRVEVPQTLIPQLDRRRRL; translated from the coding sequence TTGCCGGTGTTCCCGCTCACCGCCGCACAGCGGGATATCTGGCTTGACCAACTGCGCCTCGGCGACTCGCCGCTGTACAACATTGGTGGTTATGTCGACCTTGCGGGCCCTGTCATTCCCGAACTGATCCAGCGAGCGGTAGAACTGTTGGTGTTCAAGCACGATGCATTGCGCACAGTGCTGCTGCTCGATGGCGATGGCATGCCCCGGCAAACCTTCACCTCAGCATTGGCGGTGCAGGTGCCGTTGCACGACTTTTCCACCTTGGCTGATCCACAGGCTGCGACCCAGGCCCTGATGCAGCAGCAGATGGCGCAGGTCTATTCCATGGAGCGCGGGCCCTTATTCCGCTTCTTCCTGGTCAAGCTCGATGACGATCATTACCGCCTCGGCACCCAGGCTCACCACCTGATTCTCGACGGCTGGGGCTTTGGTCAGATGCTGCAATCCCTGGCCGGGATCTACTGTGCCCTGGAGCAGGGCCGCCAGCCGGACTTGGTGGCGCCGTCCTATATCGACTTCATCGACAACGATGAACACTATCGCGAGTCGGCCCGTTACGCCCGCGACCGAAAGTACTGGCTGGATAAATACCAGGCCCTGCCCGAGCCGCTGCTGGTCCCTCGTTATCGCCCGCACCGCGACAACGACCAGGCGCCCAGCAACACGCTGGTGCAGCCGTTTCCCGTGGCCTTGCTGGACCGTATGGAGCAGGTTGCGAACCGCTACCAGGCGTCGGCGTTCCACGTCTTGCTGGCGGCGATGTACGTGTATTTCACCCGTACCACGCAGCGCCAGGAGTGGGTCGTCGGGCTGCCGATTCTGAACCGCTCCAACGCGCGCTTTCGTTCGACCCTGGGGCTGTTCGCCCAGGTCAGCGCCGTGCGCTTTCAGTTCAACGAGCAACTGCCTTTCAGTGCACTGGTGCGCGGTGTGCGTGATCAGCTCAAGCAGGATTTTCGCCACCAGCGTTTCCCCTTGAGCGAGATGAATCGCGAGTTGGGGCTATTACAAGCAGACCGTGGCCAGTTGTTCGACCTGTCGGTGTCCTATGAGCAGGATGATCATGATTACCGCTACGGCCAGGCCATGGCCCATGCGATCAAGGTCTCCAACCATCATGAGCAACTGCCGATTGCCATCCACCTGCGCAGCAATCGCTACAACCACACCGCTTGCCTGCACTGCGTCTACAACCAGGCCTATTTCCAACACGACGAGGTGCAGGCCCTGGCGGAGCGCTTTACCCATGTGCTGGAACAGGGGCTGGAAGACACCACCTTGCCGGTGGCTGGGTTCTCGCTGCTGACGCCCCGTGAAGCCGAGCAATTGCGGCACTGGAATGCGACGGCTCAGGCTTACCCCCCCGGGCAAACCCTCCACCAGCGCATCGAAAACCAGGCGGCACTGACGCCGGATGCCGTAGCCGCGCTGTACCAGGGCCGGCCACTGACCTATGCCGAGTTGAATCGGCAGGCCAACGGGTTGGCGCATTACCTGTTGGAGTTGGGCGTTCAACCCGACGACCGCGTGGCCATCGTCGCCCGGCGCGGGCTGGAGACGTTGGTGGGCTTGCTGGCAATCCTCAAGTCCGGTGCCTGTTATGTGCCGGTGGATCCGTCCCATCCGGCTGAACGCCTGAACTACCTGCTCAGTGACAGCGCGCCGGTGGCGGTGCTTACGCAGCAGGAGTTGCTGGCACGCTTGCCGGCCCTTGATGTGCCGGTGATCAACTTGGATCAACCTGCCTGGCAGCAGCATTCGACGGCCAACCCGCAAACGGCCGTGACGCCCACCCACCTCGCTTACCTCATCTACACCTCGGGCTCCACCGGGCAGCCCAAAGGGGTGATGGTGGAGCATCACACCGTGGCCAACTTGGTGGACTGGCATTGCCAGGCTTTCGGTCTGGGTCAGGGCAGCCATACCGCCAGCGTTGCCGGTTTCGGCTTCGATGCCATGGCCTGGGAAGTCTGGCCGGCCTTGTGCATCGGTGCGACCCTGCATCTGCCGCCAACCCACGACGGCGCGGAAGACATCGACGCGCTGCTGGACTGGTGGCGCGCACAACCCCTGGACGTGTGTTTCCTGCCCACTCCAGTGGCTGAATACGCCTTCAGCCAGAACCTCGAACACCCGACCCTGCGCACCTTGCTGATCGGTGGTGACCGTCTGCGCCAGTTCGCCCGCGCCCAGCGCTTCGAGGTGATCAATAACTACGGCCCTACCGAAGCCACGGTCGTGGCCACTTCAGGTCGGGTCGAGGTGGGCCAGCCATTGCACATTGGCAAGCCCATCGCCAATGCCACGGTGTACGTGCTGGACGAGCAGCAGCGTCCGGTCCCTGTGGGTGTTGTCGGCGAGCTGTACGTTGGCGGCAAAGGCGTGGCGCGGGGCTATTTCAACCGTCCGGAAATGACCGCAGAACGCTTTCTCGACGACCCGTTCAACCCCGGCCGCCTGTACCGCACCGGCGACCTGGCGCGCTGGCTGGAGGACGGTAACCTTGAGTACCTGGGGCGCAACGACGACCAGGTGAAAATCCGTGGCGTACGCATCGAACTGGGGGAAATCGAAGCCGCGCTGGCCAGCCATCACGGGATCGCCGAAGCCGTGGTCCAAGTCCGTGAGGGACAATTGCTGGCCTGGTTTACGGCACCTGAACCTGCGGCAATCGACGCGCTTCGTGCCCATGTGCAATCCCGCGTGCCGGACGCGATGGTCCCCGTGGCCTATATGAAACTGGACGCGCTCCCATTGACCGCCAACGGTAAACTCGACCGCAAGGCCTTGCCGGCGCCAGGGCCGGAGGCTTTTATCACCCGCCGCTATGAAGCCCCGCAGGGGGCTGTGGAAACCGCCCTGGCACAGATCTGGGCCGAGGTGTTGCAGGTCGAGCGGGTAGGGCGCCAGGACCATTTCTTCGAACTGGGTGGGCATTCCCTGCTGGCGGTCAATCTGGTGCAGCGCATGCGCCACGCCGGGTTGCAGGCTGATGTTCAGGTGTTGTTTGGTCAACCCACTCTCGCGGCGTTGGCCGCTGCGGTGGGGGTTGGGACGGAGCTTGAGGTCGCGGCCAATCGCATCCCGGCCGATTGCACACGCATTACCCCGGACATGCTGGCGTTGGCTGAGCTGGATCAAGTGACGATCGATCGCGTCGTCGCCGCGATTCCCGGTGGTGCTGCCAATGTGCAGGAGATCTATCCGTTGGCACCGTTGCAGGAAGGTCTGCTCTACCACCATGTGACCGACGAGCGTGATCCCTACCAGCAACACGCGATGTTCACCTTTGCCGGGCGCGAGCAGCTGGACGCCTTTGCCGAGGCCTTGCAACAGGTGATCGCCCGACATGACATCCTGCGCACCAGCCTGGTCTGGGACGCCATCGAGCAACCGATGCAGGTGGTCTGGCGCGAGGCACGGCTGACGCTGGAGCAGATGACACTGCCGGGCGATGCCATCGTCGACCGGTTGCGCGAACACTTCGATCCACGCCAGCGACCGTTGGACCTGCGCCAGGCCCCGATGATGGCCTTGGCGTTTGCCGAGGACCCGCAGAACAACCGTTGGGTCGGCATGTTGCGCTTCCATCACCTGGTCAACGACGCAACGTCAACCACTGTACTGATGGACGAAATCCAGGCCCACATGCAGGGTCAGCACCAGCGGTTGCCCGCGCCGATTGCCTACCGCAACTTCGTCGCTCAAACCCGCGCACCGGATCGTCAGGCCCGGCATGAGGCGTTCTTTCGTGAGCGTCTGGGGGATATGGATGAGCCGACCCTGGCCTTCGGTTTGCAGGAGCGCCAGGCGGATCGTCGCGAGACACAAGAAGTCGAGTGCGTGCTGCCCGACGCCCTCGGCCAGCGTCTGCGGCTACAGGCACGTACTCTGGGCGTCAGTGTGGCGAGCCTGTATCACCTGGCCTGGGCTCATGTACTCGGCAAGGTCTCGGGACGTGACGACGTGGTATTTGGCACCGTGTTGCTGGGTCGTTTGCAGGCGGGAGAGGGCGCGGACCGTGCCCTGGGCATGTTCATCAATACCTTGCCACTGCGTCTGCGGCTGGCCGGGCAACGGGTGCGCGATGCGGTCCTGGACACCCATCGTCAACTGAGCGCCTTGCTTGCCCATGAACAGGCTTCCCTTGCGTTGGCCCAGCGTTGCAGCAGCCTGCCGGCCTCCACCCCTCTGTTCAACAGCCTGCTGAACTACCGGCACGGTTTGGCCGACGATGATCAAGGGCTGCTGCGGGGTGTACCGGGGGTCGAGTTGCTGAGCAGTGAAGACATTCTTAGCTATCCGTTGATGCTCACTGTGGATGACCTGGCCAGCAGTTTCCGGCTCAAGGCCAAGGCACCGCGTAAGGTCGGCGCCCAATGTTTGCTGGATTACCTGGGCACTGTACTGGCAGGGTTGGTGCAAGTCCTTGAACAGAAGCCGGATACGCTGCTGGGCAAGGTTGCAGTGATACCAGCGGCCGAGCTGCAGCAGTTGTTGGTCGATTTCAACGCCACTGAAATCGATTACCCCGCGCACTTCACCGTCCAAGGGCTATTCGAGGCCCATGTTCGGGAGATTCCTGACACCGTGGCGGTGCAAGCGAGTGAGCGGCAACTGACGTATCAGCAGCTCAACGAGCGCGCTAACCAACTAGCCCACCACTTGCGCGAGTTGGGTGTGCAGCCAGATGCTCGGGTGGCGTTGTGCGTTGAGCGCGGCCCGGAACTGGTGGTGGGATTGCTGGCGATTCTCAAGGCGGGTGGCGCCTATGTGCCCATGGATCCCGGCTATCCCCGAGAGCGCTTAGCCTACATGTTGCAAGACAGTGCCCCCGTGGTGTTGCTGGTCCACGGCCCGACTCGCGACTTGCCGGGGGACGTCACTATGCCGGTGATCGACTTTGACCGCTGCGTCTGGCAGCACCAACGGCTGACCAATCCCGAGATCCCCGGCTTGAGTGTCGATAACCTCGCTTACGTGATGTACACCTCTGGCTCCACCGGCACGCCCAAAGGTGTGATGGTCGAACATCGTGGCCTGGGTAACCTGATGCTCTGGGGGGCACGGCTGTGCCCGAATGCTCGGGGGGGGGCCTTGTTGCAGCGGGCGCCGTTCAGCTTTGATGGTTCGGTGTGGGAGCTGTTCTGGCCATTGGCCAATGGCATGCGCCTGGTCTTGGCACGACCCGATGGGCATCGCGAACCGTCCTATCTGGTGCAAGTGATCCGCGAACAGTCCATCACCGTGATCAAGTTCGTGCCGGCCATGCTGCAACAGTTCCTCGAACTGGAAGAGTCCAGCCTCTGCACCAGCCTCACCGATGTGTTGTGCGGTGGCGGCGAACTCACCGAAGCCCTGGCCCGAGGCGTCCAGGCTCGCTTGCCCAAGGTTCGCCTGCACAACGTCTACGGCCCTACTGAAGCCACCGTCGATAGCAGCGCCTGGACCCTGGAGCCGGGTGCACCGGTGCCGTCGGTGCAGTTGCCCATTGGCCGGGCCATCAGCAACACCCGGCTGTATGTACTGGACGAGCACGATCAACCGGTACCCGTGGGCGTCAGCGGCCAGTTGCATATCGGCGGCGTGGGCGTTGCCCGGGGTTACCTGGGGTTGGCGCAGATGACGGCCGAACGTTTTATCGACAGCCCGTTTGTGGCGGGTGATCGCCTGTACCGCACCGGGGACCTGGTGCGTTACCTGCCAGACGGTAATCTGGAGTTTCTCGGTCGCAACGACTTCCAGGTCAAGCTGCGGGGCGTTCGCCTGGAGCTGGGAGAGATCGAATCGCGTCTGGCCGCCCACCCGGCGCTACGTGAAGTGGCGGTGCTGATTCGCGATGAGCGACTGGTGGCCTACTTCACCGTTCGCGGTGAGACGCCAAGCCTTGAGAGTTTGCGCATCCATGTGCTGGAGCTGTTGCCGGAATACATGGTGCCGTCGGCGTTTGTGCAGCTTGAAGCGCTGCCCCTGAATCCGGCTGGCAAGCTCGACCGCAAGGCCCTGCCGGAGCCGGGGTTGGAGGCCGTGGTGAGTCGTACCTACGAGGCGCCGCAGGGCGAAGTAGAAACGCTGATGGCCGGCATTTGGGCCGAAATGTTGAAGTTGGAAAGGGTGGGGCGTCATGATCACTTCTTTGAACTGGGCGGGCACTCATTGCTGGCGGTAGGCCTGGTGGCGCGCTTGCGCAAGGCGGGACTGGAGGTGGATGCGCGGACCTTGTTCAGCCAGCCGACGCTGGCGGGGTTGGCGGGTAAGGTGGGGGCGCTTGTGCAACGGGTGGAGGTGCCGCAGACGTTGATTCCGCAGCTGGATCGGCGGCGTAGGCTTTGA